One region of Solanum pennellii chromosome 6, SPENNV200 genomic DNA includes:
- the LOC107022688 gene encoding uncharacterized protein LOC107022688 translates to MQGTSELSQSPSLARTNLKEIASGDDVEEEFIAENEIDSEFSFNDNDINDNHENQVHIHDHDDEDDFEFAFVTEGSNQFSPISADEIFYNGQIRPIFNRDLSLNDNNSEKVSTPKKTKSNRVSLRKLFNEDRDIASSSSSSEAEELQGIAPGTYCLWKPKLAEESPSDQLRKKSNSTGSSSKRWKLRDFTHRSNSEGKDTFVFLTTPFRKREEKSETTRTDSGIITGKVPAVEDFPALRCSISGKDKRKSYLPYRQDLLSFLGNVNGLNRNLQHF, encoded by the coding sequence ATGCAAGGGACTTCAGAACTATCTCAGTCTCCGAGTTTAGCTCGTACAAATCTCAAAGAAATTGCTTCAGGAGATGATGTAGAAGAAGAATTCATAGCTGAAAATGAAATTGATTCTGAATTTTCCTTTAATGATAATGACATCAATGATAACCATGAAAATCAAGTACATATACATGATcatgatgatgaagatgatttTGAATTTGCTTTTGTGACGGAAGGATCTAATCAATTTTCGCCTATTTCTGCTGATGAAATCTTCTACAACGGTCAGATCCGCCCAATTTTCAACAGAGATTTATCGTTAAACGATAATAATTCGGAGAAAGTTTCGACTCCGAAGAAGACGAAGTCAAATCGAGTTTCGTTAAGGAAGCTTTTTAACGAAGATCGTGATATTGCGTCGTCGTCTTCTTCGTCGGAAGCCGAAGAGTTACAAGGAATTGCTCCGGGAACGTACTGCTTGTGGAAGCCGAAATTGGCGGAAGAGTCTCCATCTGATCAATTGCGTAAGAAGAGTAACTCCACTGGCTCCTCTTCTAAGAGGTGGAAGTTACGTGACTTCACTCACCGGAGTAACAGTGAGGGTAAAGATACTTTCGTGTTTTTGACAACTCCGTtcagaaaaagagaagagaaatcaGAGACTACGAGAACCGACTCTGGAATAATCACCGGAAAAGTTCCCGCCGTTGAAGATTTTCCGGCGTTGCGTTGTTCGATAAGCGGAAAAGATAAACGGAAGTCATATTTACCATACAGGCAAGATTTATTAAGCTTTCTGGGTAATGTGAATGGGCTAAATCGAAATTTACAGCATTTCTGA
- the LOC107021660 gene encoding dof zinc finger protein DOF5.6 yields the protein MGITSLQVCMDSSNWLQDTIPEENEFDSSSSPSGGDIFTCSRPLMERKLRPQHDKPINCPRCDSTHTKFCYYNNYSLSQPRYFCKSCRRYWTKGGTLRNIPVGGGCRKNKKVSSKNSKLSNDNITPHVESSNNYPEMSFSHFGNFMGNNNMFMHHAPIDFMDSSKYQALVGTTSTRNQDFLGNVNVGSTGLIDGYGEMDISRIGPHYNGGFCSSAFGLPNMDGNIINYEGQNITMDVKPNPKILSLEWHDQGYFNGGLGTWSGLMNNGCGSTATTNSLV from the exons ATGGGGATCACTTCTTTGCAAGTTTGCATGGATTCATCTAACTGGCTACAG GACACAATTCCCGAGGAAAATGAATTTGATTCATCTTCATCTCCATCAGGTGGTGACATTTTCACATGTTCAAGGCCATTAATGGAAAGAAAATTAAGACCACAACATGATAAACCTATAAATTGCCCTCGTTGTGACTCAACACACACTAAATTTTGTTACTACAACAATTACAGCCTTTCTCAACCAAGGTATTTCTGTAAATCTTGTAGAAGGTACTGGACTAAAGGGGGAACTTTAAGGAATATTCCTGTTGGTGGTGGATGTAGGAAGAACAAAAAAGTATCTTCAAAGAATTCAAAGTTGTCTAATGACAATATTACCCCTCATGTTGAATCATCTAATAATTATCCTGAAATGTCTTTTTCCCACTTTGGTAATTTTATGGGAAATAATAATATGTTCATGCATCATGCACCTATTGATTTTATGGATAGTAGCAAGTATCAAGCTTTGGTGGGGACTACGAGTACAAGAAATCAAGATTTTCTTGGGAATGTCAATGTTGGTAGTACTGGTCTGATCGATGGTTATGGTGAGATGGATATTTCGAGAATCGGACCACATTATAATGGAGGGTTTTGCTCTAGTGCATTTGGGTTGCCTAATATGGatggaaatataattaattatgaggGACAAAATATAACAATGGATGTTAAACCTAATCCAAAGATTTTGTCACTTGAATGGCATGATCAAGGTTACTTCAATGGAGGACTAGGAACTTGGAGTGGATTGATGAATAATGGTTGTGGATCAACCGCGACGACGAATTCGTTAGTATga
- the LOC107023311 gene encoding uncharacterized protein LOC107023311, with product METQKISETLVEGSVDYKPVLSQTPDGKTLEKVSVVSSLSESGAVSELVTVTEVPSGVGNANVHKNIANVVDGTELELMEVGFEQKIVDGYDNIDSEVKSEERLVDGYDHIDSEGVKSEEKLANVDNNNGLEGVDTEQKLVDGQGTVESENKLANVDDYNDLEGVEIENKFGDVDDTIDLEALGLANEDVTLDGMMEAGTLKHETQESGAEFNESLDNRVEKIGVADAVEDMDTSKVHINDSPTKIEVSGDGISLTVDVFGPDCTFYMETDNPMGVNGNEAEGDVSDSQEHTFAVGDLVWVKMKTDLWWPGMICDPQTSKDAGKCNQVDGFFVKHFGSTSSVWCRPFQLKPFIEYFELMSRQNKSRSFYGAIEKALGEYGRRVKQEMTCSCFSKENQVAAQNVPSKEDENGGSAFSASQFEPSKFLKFIKSRALGLRSPSDIEFTVAESCLSAFYSSIGHKQLPLYKLRPTSNQISASKDEDLDKLSSGDSVLKSCRSGTDDCKMTEMELSGSLESPRGTRSMISRSQISNENAGGKSEKGFESRERKKSKYLSYPYVNSWASRKNSLGQGEDETEDCEEVTPGGIKRSSNPSMVSTPIGNSSNKTSLRKSRKSVNDNDICNNADFSAVSSAEMLQGLHQTARDCFFPIQSTCSIPIRDFYLSFRAFRDPDVQIDEYKEATLGCPGTFQSDNSLASGGYNLQVERQPPPNVLPKKRGGKKSDGINATGPKFSSKTNLPRMTADGTSMNGSPLIDSVQTEPDTLKKGVVHRQRKKAAIAAVVHNEIGILGGLPDLNGNNAGLSVENMQVIGPAPTQGKLEPKRRRRKKEELVSENLPDLSKGNTQFIPMLKSVEVTGSLPLEGGPQPDNMLGVQGASSLPNAELFAGQPNANEIHAAGSSLPNISQITGLVSSAKGEGKKRKRKEKALIIQNTSSALPDLNGQVTDPNLKGKEVTEMSSVSGQAKPKQKRRRATKSAAIGIPNPNGDQNTLLLYFTPGSPVPSKEYICATFASFGPLEESKTLYLNDSTAQVVFAKDSDAMEALQSLQSRNPFGPSLVSYRLRHVSTSQPAALLSGAVPSNGEGPDLVVIKQNLESMTTMLEKAGDNISPEIKAKLESEVKGFLEKVSTMVGSSSS from the coding sequence ATGGAAACACAGAAGATTTCAGAAACCCTAGTGGAGGGTTCTGTGGATTATAAACCAGTTTTAAGCCAAACCCCAGATGGTAAAACCCTAGAAAAGGTATCTGTTGTATCTAGCTTAAGTGAGAGTGGTGCTGTTTCTGAATTGGTCACAGTGACAGAGGTTCCATCAGGTGTTGGAAATGCTAATGTGCACAAGAATATAGCAAATGTGGTTGATGGAACTGAGTTAGAGTTAATGGAAGTGGGGTTTGAGCAGAAGATAGTGGATGGATATGATAACATTGATTCAGAGGTTAAGAGTGAGGAGAGGTTAGTGGATGGATATGATCACATTGATTCGGAGGGAGTTAAGAGTGAGGAAAAGTTAGCAAATGTGGATAATAATAATGGTTTGGAGGGTGTTGATACTGAGCAGAAGCTAGTTGATGGGCAGGGGACAGTTGAGAGTGAGAATAAGCTTGCAAATGTGGATGATTATAATGATCTTGAGGGAGTTGAGATCGAGAACAAGTTTGGAGATGTGGATGATACTATTGATTTAGAGGCACTTGGCCTGGCGAACGAGGATGTTACACTTGATGGTATGATGGAAGCAGGGACTTTGAAACATGAAACTCAAGAATCGGGTGCTGAATTTAATGAGTCTCTTGATAATAGGGTTGAGAAAATTGGTGTGGCTGATGCTGTGGAAGATATGGACACGTCAAAGGTGCACATAAATGATTCTCCTACAAAGATAGAAGTTTCTGGAGATGGTATTTCTCTGACAGTGGATGTATTTGGTCCAGATTGCACATTTTACATGGAAACTGACAACCCTATGGGTGTCAATGGGAATGAAGCAGAAGGTGATGTCAGTGATAGTCAAGAACACACTTTTGCTGTGGGTGACTTAGTATGGGTAAAAATGAAGACTGACTTGTGGTGGCCGGGAATGATTTGTGATCCGCAAACATCGAAAGATGCTGGGAAGTGTAATCAAGTGGATGGTTTCTTTGTTAAGCATTTTGGTAGCACTAGTTCTGTTTGGTGCCGTCCATTCCAGTTAAAGCCCTTTATAGAGTATTTTGAGCTGATGTCTCGCCAGAATAAGTCTAGAAGCTTTTATGGTGCAATAGAGAAGGCCTTGGGCGAGTATGGTAGGCGCGTGAAACAGGAGATGACCTGTTCttgtttttcaaaagaaaatcaagttgctgctCAAAATGTTCCTTCAAAGGAAGATGAGAATGGGGGTAGTGCTTTTTCGGCATCTCAATTTGAGCcttcaaaatttctcaaattcaTCAAATCACGTGCTTTGGGTCTTCGTAGCCCAAGTGATATTGAGTTCACAGTTGCTGAGAGTTGTCTATCTGCCTTTTACAGTTCAATAGGCCATAAGCAATTGCCTTTGTACAAACTCAGGCCAACAAGTAATCAGATATCAGCAAGCAAGGATGAAGATCTGGACAAGCTGTCTAGTGGTGATAGTGTCCTTAAGAGCTGTAGAAGTGGTACTGATGATTGTAAAATGACTGAGATGGAGCTGTCTGGCTCATTGGAGTCTCCTAGAGGAACGAGGAGCATGATATCCCGTTCACAGATCTCGAATGAAAATGCCGGAGGAAAATCTGAAAAAGGTTTTGAGTCACGAGAACGGAAGAAGAGCAAGTACCTGTCATATCCTTATGTAAACAGTTGGGCCTCCCGTAAGAATTCACTTGGCCAGGGAGAAGATGAAACTGAAGATTGCGAGGAAGTTACTCCTGGTGGAATAAAGAGATCCTCCAATCCATCTATGGTCTCCACTCCAATTGGTAACAGCAGTAATAAGACCTCTCTAAGGAAATCGAGGAAATCTGTGAATGACAATGATATATGCAATAATGCAGATTTCAGTGCTGTCTCTTCGGCAGAAATGCTCCAAGGACTCCATCAGACAGCTCGTGATTGCTTCTTTCCTATTCAAAGCACGTGTTCCATTCCAATCCGGGATTTTTACTTGAGTTTTAGAGCATTCAGAGATCCTGACGTTCAGATAGATGAATACAAGGAAGCTACTTTGGGGTGTCCGGGAACTTTTCAGTCTGATAATAGTTTGGCCTCAGGAGGATATAATCTGCAAGTAGAAAGACAGCCTCCTCCCAATGTTCTCCCCAAGAAGAGAGGTGGAAAGAAAAGTGATGGAATAAATGCAACTGGTCCCAAGTTTAGCTCTAAAACCAACTTACCTAGGATGACTGCAGATGGTACCAGTATGAATGGCTCTCCCCTGATTGATTCTGTACAGACAGAACCTGATACACTCAAAAAAGGAGTAGTTCACAGACAGAGAAAGAAGGCGGCAATTGCAGCTGTGGTTCATAATGAGATTGGGATATTAGGTGGACTACCAGACTTGAATGGAAACAACGCGGGCTTGTCAGTTGAAAATATGCAGGTTATAGGTCCTGCTCCTACTCAAGGTAAACTTGAGCctaagaggaggaggaggaagaaggaAGAGTTGGTTTCTGAGAATCTGCCAGATCTGAGCAAAGGGAACACCCAGTTCATTCCAATGCTGAAAAGTGTGGAAGTGACCGGCTCGTTACCCTTGGAAGGTGGTCCTCAACCAGATAACATGTTGGGGGTACAGGGGGCGTCTTCCCTCCCGAATGCTGAACTTTTTGCTGGACAACCAAATGCCAATGAAATTCATGCTGCAGGCAGCTCATTACCAAATATTTCACAGATCACCGGTCTGGTTTCGTCTGCAAAAGGAGAAGGCAAGAAACGGAAAAGGAAGGAGAAAGCATTAATTATTCAGAATACTTCTTCAGCTCTACCAGATTTGAATGGACAGGTCACCGATCCGAATTTGAAGGGAAAGGAGGTCACAGAAATGAGTTCTGTCTCAGGTCAAGCTAAACCCAAGCAAAAAAGGAGAAGAGCTACTAAATCTGCTGCCATTGGGATACCCAATCCTAATGGAGATCAGAACACTCTTCTGCTATACTTTACGCCGGGTTCACCAGTGCCTTCTAAAGAGTATATCTGTGCTACTTTTGCCAGTTTTGGTCCGTTAGAGGAATCCAAAACTTTGTACCTTAATGATTCTACTGCCCAGGTGGTCTTTGCAAAGGATAGTGATGCTATGGAAGCCTTGCAGAGTTTACAAAGCAGAAACCCATTTGGACCTTCCCTTGTCAGTTATCGTCTCCGTCATGTTTCAACTTCTCAGCCCGCAGCTTTACTTTCTGGAGCAGTACCTTCAAATGGCGAGGGACCTGATCTGGTTGTGATAAAACAGAATCTGGAGTCGATGACCACAATGCTTGAGAAGGCTGGTGATAATATTTCCCCCGAGATAAAAGCCAAGTTGGAAAGCGAGGTGAAAGGCTTCTTGGAAAAGGTAAGCACCATGGTTGGTTCTTCTTCGTCGTAG